One region of Molothrus aeneus isolate 106 chromosome 1, BPBGC_Maene_1.0, whole genome shotgun sequence genomic DNA includes:
- the PSMA2 gene encoding proteasome subunit alpha type-2, with product MAERGYSFSLTTFSPSGKLVQIEYALAAVAAGAPSVGIKAANGVVLATEKKQKSILYDERSVHKVEPITKHIGLVYSGMGPDYRVLVHRARKLAQQYYLVYHEPIPTAQLVQRIASVMQEYTQSGGVRPFGVSLLICGWNEGRPYLFQSDPSGAYFAWKATAMGKNYVNGKTFLEKRYNEDLELEDAIHTAILTLKESFEGQMTEDNIEVGICNEAGFRRLTPTEVKDYLAAIA from the exons ATGGCGGAGCGCGGCTACAGCTTCTCCCTCACCACCTTCAG TCCTTCTGGAAAGCTTGTTCAGATTGAATATGCTTTGGCTGCAGTagctgcaggagctccatcAGTTGGGATTAAAG CTGCAAATGGAGTGGTGTTGGCAactgagaaaaagcagaaatccaTTCTTTATGATGAAAGGAGCGTCCACAAAGTAGAACCAATTACCAAACATATAGGTTTAGTGTACAGTGGTATGGGTCCAGATTACAG AGTACTTGTGCACAGAGCTCGGAAGCTGGCCCAGCAATATTACTTGGTTTATCATGAGCCCATTCCAACAGCTCAGCTAGTACAGAGAATTGCCTCTGTGATGCAGGAGTACACGCAGTCTGG TGGTGTTCGTCCCTTTGGTGTATCGCTGCTAATATGTGGCTGGAATGAAGGGCGGCCGTATTTATTTCAGTCGGATCCATCT GGAGCTTATTTTGCCTGGAAAGCAAcagcaatgggaaaaaattacGTCAATGGGAAAACATTTCTTGAGAAAAG ATACAATGAAGATTTGGAGCTTGAGGATGCCATTCATACAGCTATCTTAACACTAAAG GAGAGCTTTGAAGGGCAAATGACAGAAGACAACATTGAAGTTGGCATCTGTAATGAAGCTGGTTTTAGGAGGCTCACTCCAACTGAGGTTAAGGACTACTTGGCTGCAATAGCCTAG
- the C1H7orf25 gene encoding UPF0415 protein C7orf25 homolog isoform X1 — protein sequence MRGNHKLARNNVSNMSVQSLLCERIAVAKDLIKRAEALSKSQKRRIEGGAKLCSKLKAELNFLHKVEAGKVAIKESHLQSTNLTHLQAIIQSAENLEDVVSVLHVFAYEDRFGDKQTLVVDVVANGGHTWVKAIGRKAEALHNIWLGRGQYGDKSVIEQAEDFLQASRQQPVEYSNPHIIFAFYNSVSSPMAEKLKEMGISVRGDVVAVNSLVEPSAENEHLDTSESDEEDPELLQVTRVDRENLVASIAFPTQIKVNICNRVNLDITTLITYVSALSYGGCYFVFKEKVLTEQAAQERRERVLPQLKEFMEGKELFACESAVRDFQSILETLGGPGEKERAALLVKRINVVPDQPSDRALGLVASSKINSRSLAIFGTGDTLKAITMTANSGFVRAAANQGVRFSVFVHQPRALTESKESLATPLPRRCPSDNGV from the exons ATGAGGGGAAACCACAAGCTTGCAAG GAATAATGTTTCCAACATGTCTGTGCAGTCACTGCTTTGTGAAAGAATTGCTGTTGCCAAAGACTTGATTAAGAGAGCGGAAGCCCTTTCCAAGTCCCAGAAAAGGAGAATAGAAGGTGGGGCAAAGCTATGTAGCAAACTGAAGGCAGAGCTAAATTTCTTACACAAGGTGGAGGCAGGGAAAGTGGCCATTAAAGAATCCCATCTGCAGAGTACAAACCTTACCCACCTCCAAGCCATTATTCAGTCGGCAGAGAACCTGGAGGATGTTGTCAGTGTCCTCCATGTCTTTGCTTATGAGGACAGGTTTGGAGACAAACAGACACTGGTGGTAGATGTCGTTGCGAACGGAGGTCACACGTGGGTGAAGGCCATTGGTCGTAAAGCTGAGGCCCTGCATAACATCTGGCTGGGAAGGGGCCAGTATGGTGACAAAAGTGTCATTGAGCAGGCAGAGGACTTCCTGCAAGCAAGCCGTCAGCAGCCAGTGGAGTACAGCAATCCCCACATCATCTTTGCATTCTACAACAGCGTGTCCAGTCCTATGGCAGAGAAGCTCAAGGAGATGGGAATATCTGTGAGAGGAGATGTTGTTGCTGTGAACTCACTGGTAGAACCATCTGCAGAAAACGAGCACCTTGACACCAGTGAATCAGATGAAGAAGACCCTGAACTCCTGCAGGTGACCAGGGTAGACCGGGAGAATTTAGTGGCCAGCATTGCTTTCCCTACCCAGATCAAAGTAAACATCTGCAATAGAGTTAATTTGGACATCACTACCTTAATAACCTACGTCTCTGCGCTGAGCTATGGTGGCTGCTACTTTGTCTTCAAGGAAAAAGTGCTGACAGAGCAAGCAGCCCAAGAAAGAAGGGAGAGAGTCCTGCCTCAGCTGAAGGAGTTCATGGAAGGAAAAGAGCTCTTTGCCTGTGAATCTGCTGTCAGAGATTTCCAGTCCATCTTGGAAACGCTGGGAGGACCTGGAGAGAAAGAACGAGCTGCATTGCTTGTTAAAAGAATTAACGTGGTGCCAGATCAGCCCTCGGACCGTGCCTTAGGACTTGTGGCTAGTTCAAAAATCAACAGCCGCTCTTTAGCCATTTTTGGGACAGGAGACACTTTGAAAGCTATCACCATGACTGCAAATAGTGGGTTTGTAAGGGCAGCAGCAAACCAAGGTGTCAGGTTCAGTGTTTTTGTCCATCAGCCACGAGCattgacagaaagcaaagaatcTTTAGCCACACCTCTACCAAGGCGCTGCCCATCTGATAACGGAGTGTAA
- the C1H7orf25 gene encoding UPF0415 protein C7orf25 homolog isoform X2 yields the protein MSVQSLLCERIAVAKDLIKRAEALSKSQKRRIEGGAKLCSKLKAELNFLHKVEAGKVAIKESHLQSTNLTHLQAIIQSAENLEDVVSVLHVFAYEDRFGDKQTLVVDVVANGGHTWVKAIGRKAEALHNIWLGRGQYGDKSVIEQAEDFLQASRQQPVEYSNPHIIFAFYNSVSSPMAEKLKEMGISVRGDVVAVNSLVEPSAENEHLDTSESDEEDPELLQVTRVDRENLVASIAFPTQIKVNICNRVNLDITTLITYVSALSYGGCYFVFKEKVLTEQAAQERRERVLPQLKEFMEGKELFACESAVRDFQSILETLGGPGEKERAALLVKRINVVPDQPSDRALGLVASSKINSRSLAIFGTGDTLKAITMTANSGFVRAAANQGVRFSVFVHQPRALTESKESLATPLPRRCPSDNGV from the coding sequence ATGTCTGTGCAGTCACTGCTTTGTGAAAGAATTGCTGTTGCCAAAGACTTGATTAAGAGAGCGGAAGCCCTTTCCAAGTCCCAGAAAAGGAGAATAGAAGGTGGGGCAAAGCTATGTAGCAAACTGAAGGCAGAGCTAAATTTCTTACACAAGGTGGAGGCAGGGAAAGTGGCCATTAAAGAATCCCATCTGCAGAGTACAAACCTTACCCACCTCCAAGCCATTATTCAGTCGGCAGAGAACCTGGAGGATGTTGTCAGTGTCCTCCATGTCTTTGCTTATGAGGACAGGTTTGGAGACAAACAGACACTGGTGGTAGATGTCGTTGCGAACGGAGGTCACACGTGGGTGAAGGCCATTGGTCGTAAAGCTGAGGCCCTGCATAACATCTGGCTGGGAAGGGGCCAGTATGGTGACAAAAGTGTCATTGAGCAGGCAGAGGACTTCCTGCAAGCAAGCCGTCAGCAGCCAGTGGAGTACAGCAATCCCCACATCATCTTTGCATTCTACAACAGCGTGTCCAGTCCTATGGCAGAGAAGCTCAAGGAGATGGGAATATCTGTGAGAGGAGATGTTGTTGCTGTGAACTCACTGGTAGAACCATCTGCAGAAAACGAGCACCTTGACACCAGTGAATCAGATGAAGAAGACCCTGAACTCCTGCAGGTGACCAGGGTAGACCGGGAGAATTTAGTGGCCAGCATTGCTTTCCCTACCCAGATCAAAGTAAACATCTGCAATAGAGTTAATTTGGACATCACTACCTTAATAACCTACGTCTCTGCGCTGAGCTATGGTGGCTGCTACTTTGTCTTCAAGGAAAAAGTGCTGACAGAGCAAGCAGCCCAAGAAAGAAGGGAGAGAGTCCTGCCTCAGCTGAAGGAGTTCATGGAAGGAAAAGAGCTCTTTGCCTGTGAATCTGCTGTCAGAGATTTCCAGTCCATCTTGGAAACGCTGGGAGGACCTGGAGAGAAAGAACGAGCTGCATTGCTTGTTAAAAGAATTAACGTGGTGCCAGATCAGCCCTCGGACCGTGCCTTAGGACTTGTGGCTAGTTCAAAAATCAACAGCCGCTCTTTAGCCATTTTTGGGACAGGAGACACTTTGAAAGCTATCACCATGACTGCAAATAGTGGGTTTGTAAGGGCAGCAGCAAACCAAGGTGTCAGGTTCAGTGTTTTTGTCCATCAGCCACGAGCattgacagaaagcaaagaatcTTTAGCCACACCTCTACCAAGGCGCTGCCCATCTGATAACGGAGTGTAA